In a genomic window of Helianthus annuus cultivar XRQ/B chromosome 10, HanXRQr2.0-SUNRISE, whole genome shotgun sequence:
- the LOC118483159 gene encoding uncharacterized protein LOC118483159: MNFAREVIVPTSSNANSNTSERHRKLKEIFSGAIGALDGTLVHAIVPADQQTHYRGRGKGECFQNVLAICDFDMIFTFVWAGWEGIAHDSRVLKEVAFNQTSGFPFPPTR, translated from the exons ATGAATTTCGCAAGAGAAGTTATAGTTCCAACATCTTCTAATGCAAACTCCAATACATCAGAACGACATAGAAAGCTAAAAGAAATATTTTCTGGAGCAATAGGCGCGTTAGATGGCACTCTTGTACATGCAATCGTGCCTGCTGATCAACAGACTCATTATAGGGGAAGAGGAAAAGGTGAATGCTTTCAAAATGTACTAGCAATTTGTGATTTCGATATGATATTCACGTTCGTATGGGCCGGATGGGAGGGCATTGCACATGATTCACGAGTTTTAAAAGAAGTAGCATTTAACCAGACTTCCGGCTTTCCTTTTCCCCCCACCAG ATAA